Proteins co-encoded in one Astyanax mexicanus isolate ESR-SI-001 chromosome 1, AstMex3_surface, whole genome shotgun sequence genomic window:
- the si:dkey-37o8.1 gene encoding elongation factor 1-alpha-like codes for MGKERIHINLVIIGHVDSGKSTTTGHLVYKCGGVDPRTLEKYEKASAQMGKGSFKYAWVLDKLKAERERGITIDISLLKFNTQKYVITIIDAPGHRDFIKNMITGTSQADAALLVVSAAKGEFEAGISRNGQTREHALLAYTLGVKQLIVCVNKMDVTEPPFSQKRYDEVVRNVTVFIKKIGYDPTAVPFVPVSGWGGDNMLAPSQKMSWFKGWKIKRKDGYSGGKTLLEVLDSLYPPVRTANKPLRLPLQDVYKIGGVGTVPVGKIETGILKPGMVLTFSPAKLTAEVKSIEMHHQGLQTALPGHNVGFNIKNVAVKNLRRGDVAGNAQQDPPSDVSSFVAQVIILNHPGKIKNGYSPVLDCHTTHVTCRFAELREKLDRRTGKKLEDWPQVLVSGDAATVKFVPIKPMCVESFFTYPPLGRFAARDLKQTVAVGVIKSVEKVDQTKKTGQKAQVCK; via the exons ATGGGGAAAGAGAGAATTCACATCAACCTGGTGATTATCGGCCATGTGGACAGTGGCAAGTCCACCACCACAGGACACCTCGTGTATAAGTGTGGTGGCGTGGACCCCAGAACCCTGGAGAAGTATGAgaaggcttctgctcag ATGGGCAAAGGTTCCTTCAAGTACGCCTGGGTTCTAGACAAGCTCAAAGCAGAACGGGAGCGGGGGATCACAATTGATATTTCTTTATTAAAGTTCAACACACAGAAGTATGTAATTACAATAATAGATGCACCCGGCCATCGTGACTTCATTAAGAACATGATTACTGGAACCTCACAG GCTGATGCTGCTCTCCTGGTGGTTTCTGCAGCGAAAGGGGAGTTTGAGGCCGGGATCTCTCGAAATGGTCAAACGAGGGAGCACGCCTTGCTGGCTTACACCCTCGGGGTGAAGCAGCTCATTGTGTGCGTCAACAAAATGGACGTCACGGAACCCCCTTTCAGTCAAAAACGATATGATGAGGTGGTGAGAAATGTGACTGTCTTCATTAAGAAGATAGGCTATGACCCTACAGCAGTGCCTTTTGTTCCTGTATCTGGCTGGGGTGGTGATAATATGCTTGCACCATCTCAGAAG ATGTCTTGGTTCAAGGGCTGGAAGATAAAGAGAAAAGATGGCTACTCTGGTGGCAAGACGTTGttggaggtgctggattcactgTACCCTCCAGTCCGCACTGCCAACAAGCCCCTCCGGCTGCCCCTGCAGGATGTCTACAAAATCGGCG GAGTTGGCACAGTTCCTGTCGGCAAGATTGAGACTGGGATCCTGAAGCCTGGGATGGTGCTGACTTTCTCCCCAGCTAAGCTGACTGCCGAGGTAAAGTCCATTGAGATGCATCACCAGGGGCTTCAGACAGCTCTGCCTGGCCACAATGTGGGATTCAACATCAAGAACGTGGCTGTGAAGAACCTGAGACGAGGAGACGTGGCTGGTAATGCCCAGCAAGACCCACCGTCTGATGTCAGCAGCTTTGTTGCTCAG GTGATCATTCTGAATCACCCTGGCAAAATCAAGAATGGCTACTCTCCAGTGCTGGACTGCCATACAACCCACGTGACCTGCCGGTTTGCAGAGCTACGGGAGAAGCTTGACCGGCGCACAGGGAAGAAACTGGAGGACTGGCCCCAGGTCCTAGTGTCAGGAGATGCTGCCACAGTCAAATTTGTTCCCATTAAACCCATGTGTGTGGAGAGCTTCTTTACCTACCCACCTTTAG GGCGCTTTGCTGCCAGGGACCTGAAGCAGACGGTTGCAGTAGGGGTCATCAAATCTGTGGAGAAGGTGGATCAGACAAAGAAGACTGGGCAGAAAGCTCAAGTATGCAAATGA